The sequence ATGGGCGACCGCGGGCAGAAGCGTCGAGGAGCGCTCCGCGATGCCATTCGAACAGCGGACGAGCGAGCTGCAGGGATCGCGGCGGCGCCGCATTCGGGTTCGCCGATGATGCACGAAGGCGTGACGGACATCGCGCTCACGGGCATCAAGACAGGATTGACCGCGTACTCGGCGAACCTCAACTCCATGGCTCCGCAGTCGGTCATTCCGCCGTCTCCCGAAGAAGCGACCGGCGCAAGCATCGCACACGGCATGCCCGGCTCGATGCTGCCATCCGAGCCGTACGCATTGCCACGCGAGAAAGGTCGTACGGGCTTGATTGTCGCCCTTGGCGCCATCGGTATCCTCGCGCTTGGTGGGACCGTTTTCGCTTTCCGCAATTCAGCTCCTCAGCCACCTGCGCCCAATGCTGCTACGGGCGACGGCGTTCCGAGTGCAACACCGGCCCCAACGCCTCCGCCCCCGGCAGCAACTCCGACGGAAACTGCATCCGCTGCGCCCGTTGCGGATCAAGTCGCCTCGGCCGCTCCGTCGAGCACGGCGCTCGACATCAACGAGCTGCCCTCCGCCGATACGAAGACCGACACGAAAAAAACGGCGAGCACCAAGAAAAGCGGCGGCGGTCCGACCACGACGACCACGAAGGCCGCACCGACAACCACCTCGACAACCAAGAAAACTTGGGTACCGACAGTTCAGAACCCTGGCTTCTGAACCGCGGCGCACATGACGAAATCTTTGGGTGATCTAGGCATCGTCGTTCTTTGCGGCTTCGTCGTCACGGCTGCGGCCATCCAAAGCGCGGGTGATACGCAGCAAGCGCCGCAGTCGCCCATGCAGCAGCCCGCTACGCCGATGGCTCCGCTCCCACAAGGAGCCACGGAAAAACCCTTCGTCGTCGAAACGATTCCCACCGGCGGCTGCGACTTCCCAGAACCAACCACGGCCGACTACCTCGATGCGCGCACGTTGCCCCTCGGCAAGGTGCTCATCCCTGCCCGCATCACCCTTCCGCCCGACGGTGGCTACGACCTGCTCGTCCACTTCCACGGCGCCGAGCCCGTGCGCAAACTCCTCACGCCGCTGGGCCTCGGCATCGTCATCGGCGTCTTCGACATCGGCACGCTTTCTGGCGGCTACGACCGAGCCTTCGCTTCTCCCGGCACGTTCGACTCCATGCTCTCATCGATCAGCCGCGAGGTGTCCGTCGAGACAAACCATCCCGCCGCTCGCCCTCGAAGCATCATCCTCACTTCATGGAGCGCTGGTTACGGCGCGATCCGTCGCATCATCGCTCCGGGCCGCGACGACATCGATGCCGTCGTCCTCATCGATTCGCTCTACGCGAGTCACGCGACGGGCACGGTAGAACCGGATCCTGCCGAGCTTGCTCCATTCGCCGCGCTCGCTCGTTCGGCTTCGCGTGGCGGTCCCGTATTCGTCGTCACCCACTCATCCGTTCAGACGAGCGGCTACGCATCGACCGTCGACACCGCGACGTTCCTTTTGCAAGACGTCGGCCTCGATGCGGCAATGGACACGCCTCCCGAGGCGGATCCGTTCGGCCTCATCCGCGCACGAGATCGCAATCACTTCTTCGTACGCGGGTATGCCGGCGGTGATGCAGCGGCGCATTGTGCGCAGCTCAGGCTCTTGCCCGATATCCTTCGCCGCCAAATCATCCCATCGCTCACTCAGTAGGAGACACTGCTGCCCGTGGCCTCTCCCCGTTCCATCGAGCTGTACCACGACGATTCGCTTTTACTCACGTTCCGTGCACGCGTCGTCGAGCACGCCGCGTTCGGGGACAAACCCAGCATCATCCTCGATCGCACCGCGTTTTATCCGGAGTCTGGCGGGCAAATGGCCGATCGCGGTACGCTTGGTGGTGCAAGCATCCTCGACGTGATGCTCGACGATGCCGGACGCATTCATCACGTGCTCGAAGGCGCGCTGCCGCCCGTGGGCGGCGTCGTCGAAGGCGTGGTCGACAAGGCTCGACGCCGCATTCACATGGCCCAGCACACGGGACAGCACATGCTTTCGCGAGCGCTCACGGACATCGCCCGCGCGGAGACCGTCTCCTCGCGCCTTGGGGAAAGCGCCTGCACCATCGACCTCGATGTCCCCACGCTCGATGAACGAGCCGCCGCGCAGGCCGAGGATCTCGTCAACTCGCTCATCGACGACGACGTCCCCGTTCGCGCGTTTTTTCCTTCACCCGAAGAGCTACGAGCGTTGCCTTTGCGACGTCAACCAAAGGTGATCGACAACGTGCGCGTCGTGGCCATTGGTGACTTCGACGTCTCGCCTTGTGGCGGAACGCATTGCACGCACGCATCGCAGGTCGGGTTTGTCCGTATCGAATCCGTCGAACGGTACAAGGGAAACGCGCGCATCGTTTTTTCGGCTGGACCTCGAGCACGGCGCAACGTCGGTCGCGAGGCCGCCATCACGCGATCGCTCGCGCGCGAATTCACGTGCGGCACCGACGATGTACCCGCTGGCCTCGACAAACTCCGCCGCGAGCTTGCCGATGCCCGCGAAACGCTCGGTCGCGTGCGGTTGCGTGTCGCGTCGTCCATCGCGGACGACTTCGTGCGCCGAGCCGATGGTCGTGCCGTCGTCGGTGTCGTCGATGATGCGTCGCTCGAGCTCGTTCGAGCCGTCGCGGCGCGCATCACCGCGCACGGCGATCGCGTGGCCATGCTGTCGGGCGCATCCGATGGAGGCACCATCGTGCTCGTCGCGCGCGGCCCGGACAGCTCGTTCGACTGCGGCGCGTTCTTGAAGCGCGTGGCAGCTTCCGCAGGTGGTCGAGGTGGTGGCCGTCCCGAACGCGCCGAGGGCCGTTTGCCTTCGAGCATCGATTGGCCTTCGCTCGTGGCGCGAGCGCTCGAGCAGACGCCCGTGTGACGTGCGCAGTCGAGCTCGTTCCGCGTGCTTTCGCCTGGCAACCAGGTCCCGCATCAGCTACGCCCGGCGCATGCGTCGAATGGGCATGGCCTCGCTTGTGTTGTCCGCTTTTTCCGCACTCGGCTGCGAAGCTTCCTCGGACTCCTCGTTGCTCACAGGCGCCGGGGCCGTGACGAGCATCTTCGTCGACGCGTCGTTCTTCATGGGCGACGTGCCTTGCGCGGCCGTACCGGGCGCCATGCAGAGCTACGTTGCGCATATCTACGACGTCACGTCGCAACAGCCCGTTGCTTTGCCTGCGGCGCCGCCGGTGTCGTGCTCCGCCGGCGTCACGTTTCGCCAGGTCGTCGTAGGTCGCAAATACCGCATCAAAATCGATGGCTACGACGTGGCTCCCTCGGACCTCGTTCCTCTCGGCGGAGCTTCCTCGGGCAGCCGCACGATGCTGCGTCGAAGCAATCCCGACGCGGGCCCCGTCACGCCGCTCTGGACGACGCACTGCAAGGACGTCGACACCGTGCAAGACACGCGTGTCGGCGCGACCGAATGCGAACCATTGACTCCTGCCCCAACGGCAACCGGAATCACGGTCGATCCTCGAGTTGCGCTGAAGCCAGCAACGCCTTCGCTCGCGTGCAAGGAGTATCTCATCGACCCCATGGGCAACCCTGTCGAGACGGGTGACGTACATGCTTTCGATGTTCGTCCCGACGACCCGAGTTTGCCCGCGCTCTTGAACCTGCCGTGTATCGAGGGCGGCGCGGCGCCTCCTGCGTTTCTCCAGGGTGTTACGGCTGGACAAACCTACGGATTCCGCGTCGAAGCGCGGGCATCTGCGGGAGGCCCCGTGAAGTGGGGTACGTCGTGTTTTGCCGAGGCCAAGGAGGGGCTCGTGGTGAATGCCACGTGTGATCCGCTGACGTCCGACGGCGCGATGGAGATCGTGCTTGCCGGGCTGCTTGGGCCAGACACCTGTAGTGATGCAAACGTTGTCACGTACGACGCGTCGTATGCGGGACCACCCCCAAAATCGGTAAAGCCGGTACTGGGTGTGGATTGCGCGAAATCGGTGCGGTTTACGCTCGAGCCTGGCATGCACACGGTCGCGGTCGTGGGCTACCGCAAGGGTGGAGACGTGGCGCTCGAGGCAGCTTGCACGGCGGTGGTCGAGCCTGGCACCGTAACCGTTGCTACATGTACGCTGCTTTGACGGCGAGCTGATCGCTTGGCCGCTGTTCGGGACGCGTCCGGCTTTTTGTTCTCGACGCCTCCCCTGAACATTTGGCGTTTTTACCGTTCAAACCCTTTGCAGAATGGTCATCGGTGGACTACCTGAGAGCGTTCCACAGGCGGCGTGAATGATGCCTCTTTCCCGGCTTCGCTAGCGCCGAATTTCTTCGAAGAGCGGTATGGAAGACAGTTCGACCGTCCAGCAGAAAATCCCCGTCAGCATTCAGGACGAGCTGCGCAACAGTTACCTCGATTACGCCATGAGCGTAATCATCGGTCGCGCCATCCCCGACGTTCGCGACGGCCTCAAGCCCGTGCATCGCCGCATCCTTTACTCGATGCACGAGCAGCACATTGGCCCGGGCGGGTCGCACAAAAAGTGTGCCCGCGTCGTCGGTGATGTGCTCGGTAAGTACCATCCGCACGGGGATCTTGCCGTCTACGACGCGCTCGTCCGGATGGCGCAATCGTTCAGTCTGCGCAATCCGCTCATCGACGGCCAAGGCAACTACGGTTCGGTCGATGGCGATTCGCCGGCGGCGATGCGTTACACCGAAGCTCGTCTGTCGCGTATCGCGACCGAGCTTCTTGGCGACATCGAGAAGGAGACCGTCGACTTTGCGCCGAACTACGACGATTCGGAGCAAGAGCCCACGGTTCTGCCTGCCAAGTTCCCGCAGCTTTTGGTCAACGGTTCGGGCGGTATTGCGGTCGGCATGGCGACGAACATTCCGCCGCACAACCTGCGTGAAATCATCGAAGCGACGGAGCTTTTGATTCGCAATCCGCACGCGACGCTCGAAGAGTTGATGGTGCACGTCAAGGGGCCGGATTTCCCGACGGCCGGGCTCATTTACGGCAAGAGCGGCATCGAGCAGGCGTATCGCACCGGGCGCGGGCAAATCGTCATGCGTGGCCGGTGCATCGTCGAAAAGACGCTGAAGGGCGATCGCGAAGCGATCATCATCACGGAGATCCCGTATCAGGTCAACAAGGCCAAGCTCGTCGCGAAAATTGCCGAATGCGTCAAGGAAAAGCGCATCGAGGGCATTTCCGAAGTTCGCGACGAAAGCGATCGCGAAGGCATGCGGATCGTCGTCGAGCTGAAGAAGGACGTATTTCCGCAGGTCGTCCAAAATCAACTGTATCGGTTGACGGACCTTCAATCCACGTTCGGCGTCATCAATCTATCGATTGCCAACGGCAGGCCGGCGGTACTTTCGCTGAAGGACACGCTGGCGCACTTCATCGAGCATCGGCGGGAAGTCGTCACGCGGCGCACGCGCTACGAGCTCAATCAGGCCGAAGCGCAGCGGGAGCTGGTCGAAGGTCTCGGCATGGCGACGACGGACGTCGACATCATCGTGTCGACGATTCGTTCCTCGCGCGATCCCGAAGAAGCCAGGGCGCGGCTCGAAAAATTGCCATTGCGCGGGCTGGGTGATTTCTTGCGCCGAGCTGGGCGTCCGGAAACCGAATGCGAGGCGGCGGATGCGCGCGGCGATTATTACTTGTCCGAGCGGCAGTCGAAGGCGATTTTGGAAATGCGCCTGTCGCGCCTCACGGGGCTCGAAAGGGAAAAGCTCGCCCGCGAATATGGTGCGTTGTCCGAAGAAATCGCGCGGCTTTCGGGCATTTTGGCCGACGAAGGCAAGCTGCTCGACGTGATCATCGGCGAGCTCGAGGACATCAAGACGCGATTTGGCGACGAGCGGCGGACGGAAATCGTTCCGGCGGAAGCCGAGATTCAGGTCGAGGATCTCATCCAAGAAGAGGACATGGTCGTCACCATTTCCCACTTGGGCTACGTCAAGCGGACGCCGGTGACGACGTATCGCGCGCAAAAACGCGGTGGAAAAGGCACGCTGGGCATGGAGGCGCGGGACGAGGACTGGGTGAACCAGCTCTTCGTTGCGTCCACACATAGCTACGTGTTTTTCTTCAGCGAAAAAGGCAAAGTGTACGTCAAGAAGGTCTACGAGATCCCTCTTGCGGCACGAAATGCCAAGGGCCGTGCCATCGTCAACTTCGTCGGCATGGAGCCGGGCGAAAAGGTCGCGGCCATTTGCCCCGTCACGAAGATCGAGCCTGGCTGGTTCGTCGTGACGCTCACGCGGCGCGGGCAAATCAAAAAGACGGCGCTCGAAGAATACGAAAACTTCCGCGACAAAGGCATCATCGGCGTCCGCATCGAAGAAGACGATCAGCTTCTTTCCGCGGCCATTACCGACGGCAAAGCAGAATTCCTCATTGCCACGCAAAAAGGCATGTCGATTCGCTTCTCCGAAGAAGAAGTGCGGGCGACGGGGCGCGCGACGATGGGCGTAAAGGGCATCGAGCTCAACGAGGGCGATGTCGTCGTCGGATTGTGCGTCGCGGGCAGTGAGCGAGATCGTGTGCTCGCCGTTTGCGAACGTGGTTATGGCAAACAAACGGCGCTCGATGAATTCCGTCTCCAAAGCCGCGGCGGCAAGGGCGTCATTCTCATCGATGCCAGCGAGCGTAATGGTCCCGTCGTGGGCGTGGCGATGGTTTGTCCGTCCGATCAAATCATGCTCGTGACCGATCGCGGACAAACGCTACGCACGCGTGCTTCGGAAATTCGCGAAACCGGCCGTAACGCCCAAGGCGTGCGCCTCATGAACGTCGACGACGGCGAGCGAGTCGTCGCGATCGAAGCGTTTGCCGAAGCCGAAGAATCCACGGGATCGACTGCGCCTCCGCCGCCGGATCCCAATGGCACCGTCATTACCATGCCCGATCCGTCCACTACGAATGGGACGAGTCACGGCAATGGGAGTGATTTGCCGAACTGAATACCGGGCCTGCGTTTGTGAGACCGTCTCAAAACTCGGAACGCGTATCCTCGCCCAGCCCCGCGCGGGGTTGAAACCCCGCGCTACACGACAAGAAGTCCTCGCGCTACCGCGCTCGGACTGACGTCATGGCTGCATGGCGATGCCTGCAATCTATGCGAAATGGTTGAGGATTCGCGATGACGATCCGAAATTCCACAAGGCCAGTCCCGAACGGTAGTGAGGGACTTTTGAAGGTGTAGCGCGGGATTTCAATCCCGCGCGGGCGTTCGGTGACACACTACGGCTCGAGTTTTGAGACAGCCTCTTCAATCCACCCCGGGGTCTTATGCCCCCATTCCCCCGTCCCAAGATCAAATCGCGCGCCGTCCCAAGCTCAAATCGTACGCCTGCAGCGCATCTTCCTCCATAATCAATTTGTAACCAATTCGCCCATTTCCTCTGAACGGATCGCATTACGATTTGTTCCCTGCTCGAATCCCTCCACTGGCGAATCGCGCTCGCTCGGTACAATGTAGTCCAGAGCACATCACATCCGAGCTCGGCCGTGAAAAGTCGGTCGTGGCGTTTACGTCACGAGTCGACGGAATTGCAGCCGATTCGGTTTGGGGGGACGTCCATGCTCGAGCTGTTTCGGTCGCGCCGTCGCGCGGTCGTGTGGTTCATCGACGCGGCGCTCTTCGGGACGATCGTGATTGTCGCTGCTGGTCTCATGCTCGGCTGGGATCGGGCCACGCAGGTCGATCACTTGTTCGACGCCATGACCATTACACTCGTCGCGCAAGTTTCTCTTTATTATCACGGTCTCTATGAGAGCGTCCTTGGGCAGCGATTTTCGGCCGTGTCGTTTCGAATCGTGCAGGCGCTCGTCGTGGCGTGCCTTCTCGTTTGGTTCGTATTGCCCTGGACGCTCGCGGACGCCGAAGATCGTCCAATGGCGCTCTTGGCGACATTCGTTTTGGCGGGCCTGCTTTTGCCGCCGTCCCGAGCGATACTTGCCGAATGTTGGGCGCTCCCTCGTTTTCGCCCGCGGCTGCTCGTCATTGGATCTGGGCCGCTCGCGGCGGCTTGCGCAGAAGCGGCGGCAAAGCCGGATTCGGGATTTCGTTATGAGGGGCGACTCGTCGCGGACGAGGAAGCGTTTCTATTTTATGACAAGCCCGATATCATTGGAACATTTTCGCAATTGCGCCTCGTCGCGAAAAACCACGACGTTCGCCGCATTCTCGTCTGTCAATCCGATCGGCGCGGGAAATTGCCGATAGAGGAACTGCTCGAGCTCAAGTTTCGCGGCATCGAAATCGAGGAAGGCGCGGACTTTTACGAGCGGCTCACGGGCAAGGTTTTTACTTTCGGGCTACGTCCGAGCCAGCTCGTATTCGCAGACGGGTTTCGCGTCACGCGTGCAGCGTTGTGGACGAAGCGGCTGCTCGACATCGTGGGAGCCGCCCTGGGGCTCGTGCTTGCGCTGCCGCTGATGCTGCTCACGGCGCTCGCCATCAAGCTCGAGTCACGAGGCCCCGTGCTTTATTCGCAAGAGCGTGTGGGAGCGTTTGGTCGCCGGTTTTCGATTCACAAGTTTCGTTCGATGCGAATCGATGCCGAAGCGGACGGTTTGCCCAAGTTCGCGTCGGAAAACGATCCACGCGTAACGCGCGTCGGAAACTTCATTCGTCGTACGCGTATCGACGAATTGCCGCAACTATGGAATGTGCTCGTGGGCGACATGAGCCTCGTTGGGCCTCGTCCCGAACGGCCTGCATTCGTCGAGCAGCTCGAAGATCAAATACCCTATTTTCATCAGCGACTTTTCGTCAAACCGGGCGTGACGGGGCACGCGCAAGTTCGGTGTCGGTACAGTGCGGCGATCGAAGATCATCAAGAAAAGCTGGAGCACGACTTGTTTTACATCAAAAACGTATCCGTTCTTTTCGACCTATCGATTTTGATGGATACGGTCAAAGTCGTGCTCTTGCGAATTGGATCGCGATAACAGCAGGCATGGCTGAGCGAGCGTGCAGATCAAGACGCTGCATCAATCAATCATTGTTCCAGATGGCGCTGCCTGCAGGCTTTTTCGTGGTCGTCGTGGGCGCTGCCGTCGGACGAACGACTGGTTTGTCGGCGGTCACCTTGGGCTTGGCCGTCGTGGTCGTCTTCGCCGTGGGAGCGGCCGCCGCCGATGCGCTCGGCGCAGCGGAAGCCTCAACCGGCGCCACCGGCTTCACATCAGGCTCCGCT is a genomic window of Polyangiaceae bacterium containing:
- a CDS encoding alanyl-tRNA editing protein gives rise to the protein MASPRSIELYHDDSLLLTFRARVVEHAAFGDKPSIILDRTAFYPESGGQMADRGTLGGASILDVMLDDAGRIHHVLEGALPPVGGVVEGVVDKARRRIHMAQHTGQHMLSRALTDIARAETVSSRLGESACTIDLDVPTLDERAAAQAEDLVNSLIDDDVPVRAFFPSPEELRALPLRRQPKVIDNVRVVAIGDFDVSPCGGTHCTHASQVGFVRIESVERYKGNARIVFSAGPRARRNVGREAAITRSLAREFTCGTDDVPAGLDKLRRELADARETLGRVRLRVASSIADDFVRRADGRAVVGVVDDASLELVRAVAARITAHGDRVAMLSGASDGGTIVLVARGPDSSFDCGAFLKRVAASAGGRGGGRPERAEGRLPSSIDWPSLVARALEQTPV
- the gyrA gene encoding DNA gyrase subunit A, with the translated sequence MEDSSTVQQKIPVSIQDELRNSYLDYAMSVIIGRAIPDVRDGLKPVHRRILYSMHEQHIGPGGSHKKCARVVGDVLGKYHPHGDLAVYDALVRMAQSFSLRNPLIDGQGNYGSVDGDSPAAMRYTEARLSRIATELLGDIEKETVDFAPNYDDSEQEPTVLPAKFPQLLVNGSGGIAVGMATNIPPHNLREIIEATELLIRNPHATLEELMVHVKGPDFPTAGLIYGKSGIEQAYRTGRGQIVMRGRCIVEKTLKGDREAIIITEIPYQVNKAKLVAKIAECVKEKRIEGISEVRDESDREGMRIVVELKKDVFPQVVQNQLYRLTDLQSTFGVINLSIANGRPAVLSLKDTLAHFIEHRREVVTRRTRYELNQAEAQRELVEGLGMATTDVDIIVSTIRSSRDPEEARARLEKLPLRGLGDFLRRAGRPETECEAADARGDYYLSERQSKAILEMRLSRLTGLEREKLAREYGALSEEIARLSGILADEGKLLDVIIGELEDIKTRFGDERRTEIVPAEAEIQVEDLIQEEDMVVTISHLGYVKRTPVTTYRAQKRGGKGTLGMEARDEDWVNQLFVASTHSYVFFFSEKGKVYVKKVYEIPLAARNAKGRAIVNFVGMEPGEKVAAICPVTKIEPGWFVVTLTRRGQIKKTALEEYENFRDKGIIGVRIEEDDQLLSAAITDGKAEFLIATQKGMSIRFSEEEVRATGRATMGVKGIELNEGDVVVGLCVAGSERDRVLAVCERGYGKQTALDEFRLQSRGGKGVILIDASERNGPVVGVAMVCPSDQIMLVTDRGQTLRTRASEIRETGRNAQGVRLMNVDDGERVVAIEAFAEAEESTGSTAPPPPDPNGTVITMPDPSTTNGTSHGNGSDLPN
- a CDS encoding TIGR03013 family PEP-CTERM/XrtA system glycosyltransferase — protein: MLELFRSRRRAVVWFIDAALFGTIVIVAAGLMLGWDRATQVDHLFDAMTITLVAQVSLYYHGLYESVLGQRFSAVSFRIVQALVVACLLVWFVLPWTLADAEDRPMALLATFVLAGLLLPPSRAILAECWALPRFRPRLLVIGSGPLAAACAEAAAKPDSGFRYEGRLVADEEAFLFYDKPDIIGTFSQLRLVAKNHDVRRILVCQSDRRGKLPIEELLELKFRGIEIEEGADFYERLTGKVFTFGLRPSQLVFADGFRVTRAALWTKRLLDIVGAALGLVLALPLMLLTALAIKLESRGPVLYSQERVGAFGRRFSIHKFRSMRIDAEADGLPKFASENDPRVTRVGNFIRRTRIDELPQLWNVLVGDMSLVGPRPERPAFVEQLEDQIPYFHQRLFVKPGVTGHAQVRCRYSAAIEDHQEKLEHDLFYIKNVSVLFDLSILMDTVKVVLLRIGSR